From the genome of Biomphalaria glabrata chromosome 17, xgBioGlab47.1, whole genome shotgun sequence, one region includes:
- the LOC106074712 gene encoding transcription termination factor 3, mitochondrial-like has translation MHPSLRLDKICFLKLMKSLSKGLYNEARYFSTNVTRYYLHQNHLVNLNNSSHFYHQNHFLQSCISLDKHYSNYFIICIGNISRILLFVPSHYNTNVSFVRWYRSRTRDMRQQDSNLVEAEEVDNTVSVMDRVTPNELSDLNMKQGVVSVHEKGIEPHTSSNEVQNVDEFTLPELSRTSMSLVPYVKRSLTLQKLVMLGVNLDKVQRVKEVPELLLKSDFKKDLLPLFKFLSNIKVPVKDMGKIFTENPLLFKENAQNLELRVGYMIHKKFSLKDIASMTIRCSIFLLMDPHKLDEKLGFLQNTFQLTGQEVRHVAMTYPKILPWRQELIADVRFHIKEFIGFSDSELKEIILKEPSLYMNNKNAMVKRFEYLHNTMLLDHHQVVQWPGVLSSRMFIIKTRHMFLLSLGRAQYDPCQENFVSLKALVTGTDQEFCHNVAKCDVNKFYDFCKTI, from the exons ATGCATCCATCACTACGACTTGATAAAATATGCTTTCTTAAGCTAAtgaaaagcttatctaaaggactTTATAATGAAGCAAGGTATTTTTCAACAAATGTAACCAGATATTATCTGCATCAGAATCATCTGGTCAACTTAAATAACAGCTCACATTTTTATCATCAGAACCATTTTTTGCAGAGCTGCATATCTCTGGATAAGCATTactcaaattattttattatatgtaTCGGAAACATTTCAAGGATTTTACTGTTTGTCCCTTCTCATTATAATACAAATGTTAGCTTTGTACGATGGTATAGAAGTCGAACTAGAGACATGCGACAGCAAGATAGTAATTTAGTTGAGGCTGAGGAAGTAGACAACACCGTCAGTGTGATGGACAGAGTGACTCCAAATGAACTGTCTGATTTAAACATGAAACAAGGGGTTGTCAGTGTTCATGAAAAAG GCATAGAACCACATACAAGTTCTAATGAAGTccaaaatgttgatgaatttacTCTTCCTGAACTGTCAAGAACCTCAATGAGTCTTGTACCTTACGTCAAGAGGTCACTAACTCTTCAGAAATTGGTCATGCTAGGTGTAAATTTGGACAAAGTTCAAAGG gtTAAAGAAGTTCCTGAGCTGTTGCTGAAGTCtgattttaagaaagacttacTTCCACTGTTCAAGTTTTTGTCAAACATTAAAGTTCCAGTGAAAGATATGGGGAAAATCTTTACAGAAAATCCATTGCTGTTTAAAGAAAATGCTCAAAATCTGGAGCTTAGAGTGGG TTATATGATTCATAAAAAATTCAGCTTAAAAGATATTGCTTCAATGACCATCAGATgttcaatatttcttttaatggaTCCCCATAAGCTGGATGAGAAACTAGGGTTTTTGCAAAATACTTTTCAATTGACAG GACAAGAAGTGAGACATGTTGCAATGACTTATCCAAAAATATTGCCATGGAGACAAGAATTGATAGCA GATGTCAGGTTTCACATCAAAGAATTTATTGGATTTAGTGATTCTGAACTTAAAGAGATTATTCTGAAAGAACCCAGCCTATACATGAATA ATAAGAATGCTATGGTCAAGAGGTTTGAGTATCTCCACAACACAATGTTGCTAGATCACCATCAGGTAGTGCAGTGGCCAGGTGTTCTGTCTTCAAGGATGTTCATCATTAAGACTCGTCACATGTTTCTTCTCTCACTGGGCAGGGCTCAGTATGACCCATGCCAAGAGAACTTCGTCTCTCTTAAGGCTTTGGTCACCGGCACTGACCAGGAGTTCTGTCATAATGTGGCTAAATGTGATGTCAATAAATTTTATGATTTTTGtaaaactatttaa
- the LOC106074713 gene encoding uncharacterized protein LOC106074713, whose protein sequence is MASYETILDCDNNSVNKIIKIQSCVRRWLVKKLVMEIKQSYKDLVLGLDGPEVEVIWHRDTPTYPSVRKTNTSSTSLSRAKDSSSSATSHSSKNSPSLFILTSEQQTARTDLPFSNQDNFLNKVSLVSTLVQTEMIPSDLVVYETNASHEAEKSEISMKSKRSNRSLSDAGCNSSIDKSAEPDVHKLLKETEINSHSSIPEQCSSESSVPFKPDNDEATGTLNTVYKFDSPSENANVMDKSIQYFDQTVQSKNIGETMISDLPDDKDQLLQLKRTMAMELLWVQQAINSRKNYLQLKQGMQ, encoded by the exons ATGGCGTCGTATGAGACCATTCTTGATTGTGACAATAATTCagtgaacaaaataattaaaattcag tCATGTGTTCGTAGATGGCTGGTAAAAAAACTTGTTATGGAGATAAAACAGTCATATAAAGATTTAGTCCTTGGACTAGATGGCCCAGAAGTTGAAGTCATTTGGCACAGGGACACTCCGACCTATCCATCTGTCAGAAAAACGAATACCTCATCAACATCTTTATCTCGAGCAaaagattcttcttcttctgccACATCTCATTCTTCCAAAAACAGCCCAAGTTTATTTATCTTAACTAGTGAACAACAAACAGCAAGAACAGATCTTCCATTCAGTAAtcaagataattttttaaataaagtaagCCTTGTTTCAACTCTGGTACAGACAGAAATGATCCCTTCCGATTTGGTTGTTTATGAAACAAATGCCTCGCACGAGGCTGAGAAATCAGAAATCAGTATGAAAAGTAAAAGATCAAACAGGTCTTTGAGCGATGCTGGTTGTAATTCTTCAATTGATAAAAGTGCTGAGCCAGATGTTCATAAACTCTTAAAGGAAACAGAAATTAACTCACACTCTTCAATACCAGAACAATGTTCTTCAGAAAGCTCTGTGCCATTTAAACCTGACAATGATGAGGCTACTGGTACTTTAAACACTGTTTATAAATTTGATTCACCTTCTGAAAATGCTAATGTTATGGATAAATCCATTCAATATTTTGATCAGACTGTGCAAAGCAAAAACATTG GGGAGACAATGATCAGCGACCTTCCTGATGACAAAGACCAACTTCTGCAACTTAAGAGAACAATGGCTATGGAGTTATTGTGGGTACAGCAAGCTATCAACAGcagaaaaaat TATCTCCAGTTGAAACAAGGAATGCAATAA